In the Geitlerinema sp. PCC 9228 genome, TCCTTAACCTTTTGGTTCCTGCGTTTCAGTCCAATTTTCGCAGGTTTGGAATAACGACGCTTCAACCATGACTTCGTTGTCTATCCGTAGGCACTTGCTCGAAGGGGTACCTGTTTGGACCCAGGCTTAACCTCCTTTTATCCCCGCTTCACCGATTTGATAACCAGTCTCCTCGATGGGGGATATGCTTTCACGCGACACACCTCGCGGGGCGGACTTGCACCGCCATCGATATCTAGTTGTCTTGGTTACCCCAAAAGGGTTTTTACCAAGCTCCTGCTTATGCCTTAGAATCCATGTAGATTCCAACGGTTTTACAGGAAACGAATCGCACTGGTCGATTTCCATTACATCCTCTTCATAGAATGTTCGTCCACAGTGGGCACATTTCCCTTTTTGTTTCTTTAAGAGTCTTGCTACTCTTTTGGAAATTCCAGGTTGTTTTCCCATTCGTGTACTCCAGTACTTGCAATTTTTGTCATATGGACTGGCTTCGCCTTTAACCTTAGCATGGCGTACAATTGGTGTTTCCGCATGAGTTCTTAGCTGCATCGGATTGGCTTCCGAGCGAGTTGCGAATACCCATTTTCGATTATCAACTTTTTGCCAGTATTTCCGAGCTACCCATTTTCCTGTTTTATTCAGGTGTCTTTTCCTTCCCCATCTGGCTAGTTTCCAATAAAGAAAATCATCCATTTGGGAGAAAGTTTCTTTTGACACCACGGTGGAGTAGTAGTTGCACCATCCCCTGATGACTGGATTGAGGTGTTGTATCAATCCTTCTTGAGGAGCTGCTTTGTGCGAGTCTATTATCCCTTTAAGTTTTTGGTAATGGGTTTGGACGGCTTTTCTGCTGGGTTTGATGATGGTTTTGAAGCCTAGGGGCTTTCCTTTTGAGTTCCTTCCGGTCTTATGCTTGCCAATTTCATATTGGCGAACATTGAAACCAAGGAAGTCAAACCCTGGGTCATCTCCCTCTAAAGTATGGGTGATGGTTGTTTTTACCTCTTTAAGCTCCAATCCCATTCCTTTCAGCCAACCTGAGATATGGTCACGACATTTATTGATTACATCTTGATCTTC is a window encoding:
- a CDS encoding group II intron maturase-specific domain-containing protein — its product is MGKHKTGRNSKGKPLGFKTIIKPSRKAVQTHYQKLKGIIDSHKAAPQEGLIQHLNPVIRGWCNYYSTVVSKETFSQMDDFLYWKLARWGRKRHLNKTGKWVARKYWQKVDNRKWVFATRSEANPMQLRTHAETPIVRHAKVKGEASPYDKNCKYWSTRMGKQPGISKRVARLLKKQKGKCAHCGRTFYEEDVMEIDQCDSFPVKPLESTWILRHKQELGKNPFGVTKTTRYRWRCKSAPRGVSRESISPIEETGYQIGEAGIKGG